One Candidatus Hydrogenedentota bacterium genomic region harbors:
- a CDS encoding sigma 54-interacting transcriptional regulator, with product MPNSILFSLDGLDTGWSAIADRGQPISLRLGRGQESDLIVPHTIPEELRASVSRVHARFFRHGNVFWVEDLGSVNFTFVNERIVLSPTKVELPVTLRLGEVVIRITHENLSQRLLDSVQSTWLGATNTGATETHRFALPELHSDRVLREIGGRLHWAGALMHLAGLVGSARRADDAEAQFRHLMALHLSAQRVELLLDQPASRIRGELRGRNLSEDSTLAVRRILEVSPRPESVMRVDLCEPASFAWVLRYPYQGEEHASVLVARGIAPKYREDNMEDVHTVVAVALRMMDPFVRTLRELETHRAATPCAIRHEISSPMKDLCEGGRIWGESPSFRTSLYYAEQAATRYLPAQRHDRKLSVVFFLGESGTGKSAMARLMHQASNHRAARFEEINCAAIPVTLAESELFGYEKGAHDKAFSAKPGLFEIAESGTLFLDEIGKTSKDFQGKLLKVLDTGEFRRLGGTQVRTTNCYVILAASEDPKELCDKGLLLEELWYRTNALTITLPPLRERGEDIALLVNKQIEALNSTLPEDKRKHVTRQVMGLFRSYPWPGNVRELMQYVEVAHALCPPDTNEITVQDLPQNILRALGIEKLTSSLPLALTDTSKPLDDLVSSLEREYFARMIKECSGNLTEVARRSKKSYQTVHTKLKTFRAWLESDDESLIQEKDKLRSIAGPYWSVIQRDDDQGVPQEV from the coding sequence ATGCCGAATTCAATTCTATTCAGTCTGGACGGACTCGACACCGGTTGGAGTGCCATCGCCGATCGCGGACAGCCAATTTCGCTTCGCCTAGGACGTGGGCAAGAAAGTGACCTCATTGTCCCACACACTATTCCGGAGGAACTCCGTGCTTCCGTGTCCCGCGTTCATGCGCGCTTCTTCCGCCACGGCAATGTGTTCTGGGTAGAGGACCTCGGCTCAGTAAACTTCACTTTCGTTAATGAGCGCATTGTGCTCTCGCCGACGAAAGTCGAATTGCCAGTCACCTTGCGTCTTGGCGAGGTCGTAATTCGTATCACTCACGAGAACTTATCCCAAAGACTACTTGACAGCGTCCAGTCGACATGGCTCGGCGCTACCAACACAGGTGCTACTGAGACTCACCGTTTCGCACTGCCCGAATTGCATAGCGACCGGGTATTGCGCGAAATAGGCGGTCGCCTGCACTGGGCCGGCGCCCTCATGCACCTCGCCGGCCTCGTCGGCAGCGCGCGACGGGCCGATGATGCGGAGGCTCAATTCAGGCACCTCATGGCTTTGCATCTGTCCGCCCAGCGTGTGGAGCTTCTTCTTGACCAGCCTGCCTCTCGCATCCGAGGGGAACTGCGAGGACGCAATCTTTCCGAGGACTCTACCCTTGCCGTCCGCCGCATTCTTGAAGTGTCCCCCCGCCCTGAATCCGTCATGCGAGTCGACCTCTGTGAGCCCGCTTCTTTCGCATGGGTGCTCCGTTACCCATATCAGGGCGAAGAACATGCCTCAGTGCTGGTCGCGCGAGGCATTGCCCCAAAATACCGCGAAGACAATATGGAGGACGTTCACACGGTCGTTGCCGTCGCTCTCCGCATGATGGACCCTTTTGTTCGCACGCTCAGGGAACTCGAGACCCACCGGGCCGCTACGCCCTGTGCGATTCGCCACGAGATTAGTTCGCCAATGAAGGATCTGTGCGAGGGTGGGCGAATATGGGGGGAGTCGCCGTCGTTTCGCACTTCGCTGTACTACGCAGAACAGGCCGCGACACGCTATCTGCCCGCGCAACGTCATGATCGCAAGCTCTCCGTCGTCTTCTTTCTAGGAGAATCGGGAACCGGAAAAAGCGCCATGGCCCGTCTCATGCACCAGGCATCCAATCATCGTGCTGCGCGCTTCGAGGAGATTAACTGCGCGGCAATCCCTGTCACTCTGGCGGAATCGGAACTGTTTGGCTATGAAAAAGGCGCCCACGATAAAGCCTTTTCGGCAAAGCCGGGCTTGTTCGAGATCGCTGAAAGCGGGACGTTGTTTCTCGACGAAATTGGCAAGACCAGTAAGGACTTTCAAGGAAAGTTGCTTAAGGTGCTTGACACCGGCGAGTTTCGGCGGCTGGGCGGAACCCAAGTGCGAACAACCAACTGCTACGTCATTCTTGCCGCGAGCGAAGACCCGAAAGAGCTCTGCGACAAGGGATTGCTTCTCGAAGAACTTTGGTATCGTACGAACGCCTTGACCATTACCCTGCCGCCGCTCCGTGAGCGCGGTGAGGACATTGCCCTGTTGGTGAATAAGCAAATCGAAGCGCTCAACTCCACCTTGCCCGAGGATAAGCGTAAACACGTGACTCGACAAGTTATGGGCTTGTTCAGGTCGTATCCGTGGCCCGGAAATGTCAGGGAACTGATGCAATACGTGGAAGTCGCGCATGCACTGTGTCCCCCGGACACGAATGAGATTACTGTTCAAGATCTACCCCAGAACATTCTTCGTGCCCTTGGTATTGAAAAGCTCACGAGTAGCCTGCCGCTTGCGTTGACGGATACAAGCAAGCCATTGGACGACTTGGTTAGCTCACTTGAACGGGAGTACTTCGCGCGCATGATCAAAGAATGCAGTGGGAACCTGACGGAAGTGGCCCGCCGTTCCAAGAAGTCATACCAAACCGTGCACACGAAGTTGAAGACATTTCGCGCCTGGCTCGAATCAGACGACGAATCCCTCATCCAAGAGAAGGACAAACTACGTTCAATTGCGGGTCCCTATTGGTCGGTCATTCAGCGCGATGATGACCAAGGTGTGCCGCAGGAAGTCTGA
- a CDS encoding outer membrane protein transport protein yields MSSPSKRACRALFILWAAASTLVHAQELEFSVSPSPVGSGARAAGMGDAFVAVADDATAASWNPAGLVQLERPEVSVVGSYNGIIEEFGASWHDEIDSWHREKSIDVNFLSITYPLPVLVLGRNMSVGLYYQQKYDFSRQFKLKYNSGQTRNDGNVLSQYDRTEFTQDGSLSTITPAFAIELTKRLSLGVAANFWRSTPISDNSWTQTIEGRSLAQQGANLFYTQFSKEEEYSDFSGENATFGLLWNVTDKWNVGARFDCAFTGEADYSITSSRSIMSFTPGASGMPLQLAPFTNKEKRDVHFPATLAAGVSYRANDRLTLSFDITSTDWSDFYFRGGSNNRISLVNGGNLEAVWFAPRFERTYTVRFGTEYVFIPRQPEEKLDRLWTLRAGLFYDQEPATHEPDNFWGATIGLGLLAKGRVNIDLAYQLRYGHDVNADFVRGIEGFNEDAFQNRFLISTVIYF; encoded by the coding sequence ATGTCATCACCAAGTAAACGCGCCTGCCGCGCACTGTTCATATTATGGGCTGCAGCGTCTACACTTGTGCATGCCCAGGAATTGGAATTCAGCGTCTCGCCAAGTCCCGTGGGTTCTGGTGCGCGCGCTGCCGGCATGGGGGATGCCTTCGTTGCCGTGGCTGACGACGCGACCGCTGCGTCATGGAATCCTGCAGGCCTCGTTCAATTGGAACGGCCTGAAGTTTCCGTTGTTGGATCCTACAACGGAATCATCGAGGAGTTCGGCGCAAGCTGGCATGACGAGATCGATTCATGGCATCGCGAAAAGAGCATAGACGTCAACTTCCTGAGTATTACCTACCCACTGCCAGTCTTGGTCTTGGGACGGAATATGTCCGTTGGTCTCTACTATCAGCAGAAGTATGATTTCTCTCGCCAATTCAAACTGAAGTACAACTCGGGGCAGACACGGAATGACGGCAATGTCCTGAGTCAGTATGACCGTACGGAATTCACGCAGGATGGCAGCCTTAGCACCATCACTCCGGCGTTTGCAATTGAACTGACCAAGCGTCTTTCACTTGGCGTGGCTGCCAACTTCTGGCGAAGCACGCCGATTTCGGATAACAGTTGGACGCAAACCATCGAGGGCCGCTCGCTTGCCCAGCAAGGCGCCAACCTCTTCTATACTCAGTTCAGCAAGGAAGAGGAGTACAGCGACTTTTCAGGAGAAAACGCCACGTTCGGGCTGCTCTGGAACGTGACCGACAAGTGGAACGTAGGTGCGCGATTTGACTGCGCCTTTACTGGGGAAGCAGACTACTCCATAACGTCGTCTCGGTCTATCATGTCCTTCACTCCGGGTGCCTCCGGAATGCCACTGCAGTTGGCACCTTTCACAAACAAGGAGAAGCGCGACGTCCATTTCCCGGCTACCCTTGCAGCAGGCGTGTCCTATCGGGCCAACGATAGGTTGACCTTGTCTTTCGACATAACATCAACCGATTGGAGCGACTTCTATTTCCGTGGGGGTAGCAATAACCGCATATCGCTGGTCAACGGCGGCAATCTCGAAGCTGTTTGGTTTGCACCTCGCTTTGAACGCACGTACACCGTACGATTCGGAACTGAATACGTCTTCATACCCCGGCAGCCTGAGGAAAAACTCGACCGACTGTGGACATTGCGAGCCGGACTCTTCTACGATCAGGAACCGGCGACGCACGAGCCTGACAACTTCTGGGGGGCCACTATCGGCCTTGGCCTGCTCGCGAAAGGAAGGGTAAATATCGATCTGGCGTATCAACTCCGCTACGGTCATGATGTGAACGCGGACTTTGTTCGCGGTATCGAGGGATTTAACGAAGATGCCTTCCAGAATCGTTTCTTAATCTCTACGGTGATTTATTTCTGA
- a CDS encoding protein kinase: MTDDNSTIPGRKQSEELRDKQANHSAPARVVEFGNSPSPSNISDDATVRDTILGARIGTYQVETILGQGGFGSVYKAVDTMLCRPVALKVLRNQLDTKHRQLFEREARAIASLRHPNIVQIHQWGEYLQHSFFVLEYLPLSVADLIKGHREGIDWMSALPLAIQCADALSYAHDQGIIHRDIKPPNLLLETESGPIKLADFGLSRYSDSIDTTIAGTVSGSPPYMSPEQATAQPVDNRSDIFSLGVTLYEMLTGQRPFEGSTAGEIIRNIVENNAVPIRDRRADLPAGIIHAVEKALAHKRTDRYQSAAEFAQDLNEVLPESSRLQITHVTPPALRGNSGLVRPKRWHLIVSFAVLLIAVGGLWSMVTGGNKPSVALAHADMLLESGDAKAAEAAFITAMGQSPSDEADYGLGYSYLRQGLFEDAARAFGSVDKVALRTEGLSAVACEQLDAEQARASLADALQTAKTPYLQTLVGALDISASQYEQAADVLQRAQTGPFIYKWQEAECLLALGQAYFHLKKFDECARAFENLRSVSPNHAEVADGYLRIVNNAADDVRRQQVLKRAASIRQLIDSGVASPSVDDPWKSRPLTCIILPAEASGSIVVAERGLIDILPMLVGDSLSESTPMTLVDRELIQDVLSEQEISSLLGSQTAQLRLGQVLGARLLIQVRVISIEGQESLRPYIVDTESTRQVSASMVPVRPQVGIQETAKAVADEIWSAVRKAYPLQGRLYAKDGRAEIDIGAGVGVVPGTRFEILMSPGQPSLKDRLAIVEDSIAQSSATVRLENLTPDSIPPEGWYVRSAWIEGQGGQ, from the coding sequence ATGACGGATGACAACAGCACTATACCCGGGCGGAAACAATCAGAAGAACTGAGAGACAAGCAGGCCAATCATTCAGCCCCGGCCCGGGTGGTTGAATTTGGCAATAGTCCGAGCCCCTCCAATATTTCGGATGATGCAACTGTCCGTGACACAATTCTTGGAGCACGGATCGGCACATACCAAGTTGAGACCATCCTCGGTCAAGGAGGATTTGGCTCTGTCTACAAAGCTGTCGACACCATGCTTTGCCGCCCTGTCGCCCTCAAGGTTCTTCGCAACCAGCTCGATACCAAGCATCGGCAACTGTTTGAGCGCGAGGCGCGCGCTATCGCAAGCCTGCGTCACCCCAACATCGTCCAGATTCACCAATGGGGCGAATACCTCCAACACAGTTTCTTCGTACTTGAATATCTCCCTCTGAGTGTTGCGGACCTAATCAAGGGGCACCGCGAAGGAATTGATTGGATGAGTGCCCTTCCTCTCGCCATTCAGTGCGCGGATGCATTGAGTTATGCACATGATCAAGGAATTATCCATCGTGACATTAAGCCTCCCAACTTGCTGTTGGAGACCGAATCAGGTCCTATCAAACTCGCAGACTTTGGTCTAAGCCGATACAGCGATTCCATTGACACCACCATCGCGGGTACTGTCAGCGGGTCGCCTCCCTACATGTCGCCCGAGCAGGCCACGGCCCAGCCCGTTGACAATCGTTCTGACATCTTCTCCTTAGGTGTCACGCTTTACGAAATGCTAACAGGACAGCGCCCCTTCGAAGGGAGTACCGCTGGCGAGATTATCCGGAATATAGTCGAGAATAACGCCGTGCCTATCCGTGATCGTCGCGCCGACCTGCCTGCCGGAATCATTCATGCTGTTGAGAAGGCCCTTGCACACAAGCGAACAGATCGCTATCAGTCCGCTGCCGAGTTTGCCCAGGATCTTAACGAGGTTTTGCCTGAATCGTCGCGACTCCAAATTACGCACGTGACCCCGCCTGCTTTGCGAGGTAACTCGGGACTTGTGCGGCCGAAGCGCTGGCACTTGATTGTATCTTTCGCTGTTCTGCTCATTGCTGTCGGCGGCTTATGGTCAATGGTGACGGGGGGAAACAAGCCCAGTGTGGCCCTTGCACATGCCGATATGCTTCTTGAGTCCGGTGACGCCAAAGCCGCAGAGGCAGCTTTCATTACCGCGATGGGGCAGTCGCCTTCAGATGAGGCTGACTATGGTCTGGGCTACTCTTACTTGCGCCAAGGACTATTCGAAGATGCTGCGAGAGCATTTGGCAGTGTTGACAAGGTCGCCCTGCGTACGGAGGGGCTCTCGGCAGTTGCCTGTGAGCAATTGGATGCAGAGCAGGCGCGTGCCTCACTTGCCGATGCTCTCCAAACAGCGAAGACCCCCTACCTGCAAACCTTGGTAGGCGCACTTGACATCAGCGCGTCGCAGTACGAACAGGCCGCCGATGTGCTGCAACGTGCCCAGACCGGTCCTTTCATTTACAAATGGCAGGAGGCCGAGTGCTTGCTGGCGCTTGGTCAGGCCTACTTCCATCTCAAGAAGTTCGATGAGTGCGCTCGTGCTTTCGAGAACCTCCGCAGTGTGTCCCCTAATCACGCAGAGGTTGCAGACGGCTATCTCCGCATTGTGAACAATGCCGCGGACGATGTGCGACGTCAGCAGGTGCTCAAACGGGCCGCAAGCATTCGGCAACTTATCGATAGCGGTGTTGCGTCTCCGAGTGTCGACGATCCCTGGAAGAGCCGTCCACTTACCTGCATCATTCTACCTGCCGAAGCTTCGGGCAGTATCGTCGTTGCAGAGCGCGGGCTGATCGATATTCTTCCGATGCTGGTGGGCGATTCGCTGTCCGAGAGTACTCCCATGACGCTCGTGGATCGCGAGCTGATTCAAGATGTTCTATCGGAGCAGGAAATCTCTTCATTACTCGGCTCACAGACCGCACAGCTTCGACTCGGACAAGTTCTTGGCGCTCGCCTTCTCATTCAGGTCAGGGTCATTTCCATCGAAGGCCAGGAAAGTCTGCGACCATACATCGTCGATACGGAGAGTACGAGGCAAGTCAGTGCCAGTATGGTTCCCGTCAGACCGCAGGTCGGTATCCAGGAAACGGCCAAGGCTGTGGCCGATGAGATATGGTCCGCTGTTCGAAAGGCATACCCCCTGCAAGGTCGCTTGTACGCGAAGGACGGCAGGGCAGAGATAGATATCGGCGCAGGAGTGGGAGTGGTTCCCGGAACTCGATTTGAGATTCTCATGTCACCAGGGCAGCCTTCTTTGAAGGATCGCCTCGCTATCGTCGAGGACTCTATTGCGCAGTCTTCGGCGACGGTGCGCCTCGAAAACCTGACGCCCGACAGTATTCCTCCCGAGGGATGGTACGTGCGCAGTGCTTGGATAGAAGGGCAGGGGGGACAATGA